In bacterium, the following proteins share a genomic window:
- a CDS encoding uracil-DNA glycosylase produces the protein MIQHISRQVIACRRCPRLVAFTDGLRHDYPDYWNKPVPSFGDRDAWLGIVGLAPGLHGANRSGRPFFMDASGKWLYGELERRKSWDGEHLDGAFILNAVKCVPPQNRPTGPEQEECRVWLDREFEALKKLRVVLALGGIAHRAVLRSWGMSPLSAYPFAHGAHYEIEGRPTLLTSYHPSRQNTNTGRLTLPMWRAIFERATRLRNRKRPR, from the coding sequence ATGATTCAACACATCTCACGCCAGGTGATCGCGTGTCGACGCTGCCCTCGACTCGTCGCGTTCACAGACGGCCTGCGACATGACTACCCCGATTACTGGAACAAGCCGGTTCCGAGCTTTGGCGATCGCGACGCCTGGCTTGGGATCGTCGGACTGGCCCCCGGCCTGCACGGTGCCAATCGCTCGGGACGACCCTTTTTCATGGACGCCTCGGGCAAGTGGTTGTATGGGGAGCTGGAACGACGGAAATCCTGGGACGGCGAACACCTCGACGGCGCATTCATCCTGAACGCGGTCAAATGCGTTCCGCCGCAGAACCGTCCGACTGGACCCGAACAGGAGGAGTGTCGGGTCTGGCTCGATCGCGAGTTCGAGGCCTTGAAGAAGCTGCGTGTAGTGCTGGCCCTGGGCGGAATCGCACATCGCGCGGTACTGCGCAGCTGGGGCATGAGCCCGCTCTCGGCCTACCCGTTCGCGCACGGCGCTCACTACGAGATCGAGGGCCGACCGACGCTATTGACGAGCTATCACCCCTCGCGCCAGAACACGAACACGGGACGGCTGACGCTCCCGATGTGGCGCGCGATCTTCGAGCGCGCGACCCGGCTCAGGAACCGGAAGCGTCCGCGGTAG